Proteins encoded in a region of the Sulfurimonas marina genome:
- a CDS encoding sensor domain-containing diguanylate cyclase, giving the protein MLDRLKLNSLHVHLSLIIIVTVSLFFGFYSLYLYVQTKKEVDSQMKSELTRDIESVSGSITRFMDAYSPNEYQKIIIDLVNKQNIAAIIIDDYNMQRILSDKSYRVGYIKENNLTAEIDFNDPKQLALLNHPYYKETIELKNIKGKKLGEVTFFISNEVIKKEIEKIIEQNIFLAVLTSLFLTLILFISIKYFIVNHLTRIVDVISNYDQDGIPVGEVESEGSFEIRYIIDRINTMIRLIKKSREELHTNYELLQTEKDRFQLTIKATNDGIWDWNMKTDEVFFSKRWKSMLGYTDDEITNDVNEWEKRVHPDDLEKALEDLDAHLNGETPVYENEHRVQHKDGHWLWILDRGKALFDENGKPYRMLGFHTDMTQRHKFIESLKVEQERYKSLLELSSDGIHLIDHDGKLYDYSESFLKMLGYTKEEAKNLNVSDWDVKIPEEEIKTFIHKLMNEPQSFETIHKRKDGSTFIVSINAKGIEINGEKYIYASARDVTKEKQHQLEIRRKLQRFVDTQSSIVILTDGKNLKFANNTFLDFFDCKNIEEFLKTNKCICERFIKEDKFFHLEKVQKGEEHWIESLLHLSGRQRVVAMKNSEGQIHAFNVAINKYEGDEYIVNFTDISDTMSEKFELAQQASVDTLTSAYNRMYFNQNIENILNHHIHNNMSTGIIMFDIDKFKDVNDTYGHDVGDYVLKTLVQIVQRYTRTNDKVIRWGGEEFIIICPIKGEETLEKIAEYLRSTIENYKFDYVEKVTCSFGCAIHDLERDILKTIKEADQKLYQAKELGRNRVVC; this is encoded by the coding sequence ATGCTAGATAGGTTAAAGTTAAACTCATTACATGTACACCTGAGTCTCATCATTATTGTGACAGTTTCTCTCTTTTTCGGGTTTTATTCTTTATACCTTTATGTACAAACAAAAAAAGAAGTTGATAGTCAAATGAAAAGTGAGCTTACCAGAGACATAGAATCGGTATCTGGAAGTATCACAAGGTTTATGGATGCATATTCCCCGAATGAATACCAAAAAATTATTATCGATTTGGTCAACAAGCAAAATATTGCAGCAATTATTATTGATGATTACAATATGCAAAGGATTTTAAGTGACAAAAGCTATAGAGTAGGTTATATAAAAGAGAATAACTTAACTGCTGAGATAGATTTTAACGATCCTAAGCAGCTTGCTTTACTTAATCATCCCTATTATAAAGAAACGATAGAACTTAAAAATATAAAAGGTAAAAAACTGGGAGAGGTCACTTTTTTTATATCGAATGAAGTTATAAAAAAAGAGATTGAAAAGATTATTGAGCAAAATATATTTTTAGCTGTATTAACCTCTTTATTTTTGACTCTCATCCTTTTTATCTCAATTAAATACTTTATCGTCAACCATTTAACACGAATTGTTGATGTTATAAGTAACTACGATCAGGATGGTATCCCTGTAGGTGAAGTAGAGAGTGAAGGCTCTTTTGAGATCCGTTATATTATTGACAGAATAAACACTATGATTAGATTGATCAAAAAGTCACGAGAAGAGCTGCATACAAACTATGAACTTTTACAAACTGAAAAAGACAGATTTCAGTTGACGATCAAAGCTACAAATGACGGTATATGGGATTGGAACATGAAAACCGATGAAGTGTTTTTCTCAAAACGTTGGAAAAGTATGCTTGGGTATACAGATGATGAGATCACAAACGATGTAAATGAATGGGAAAAAAGGGTACATCCGGATGATTTGGAAAAAGCGCTCGAAGATCTTGATGCACATCTAAACGGCGAAACGCCGGTATATGAAAATGAACACAGGGTACAGCATAAAGATGGACACTGGTTGTGGATTCTAGACAGAGGTAAAGCTCTATTTGATGAGAATGGTAAGCCGTACAGAATGTTGGGGTTTCATACCGATATGACACAACGCCATAAGTTTATAGAATCTTTAAAAGTGGAGCAAGAAAGGTATAAAAGCTTGCTTGAGCTTTCAAGTGACGGGATTCACCTAATTGATCATGACGGAAAGTTATATGACTATAGTGAATCATTTTTAAAAATGTTAGGCTATACAAAAGAGGAAGCAAAAAATTTAAATGTAAGTGACTGGGATGTTAAAATTCCTGAAGAGGAGATTAAAACGTTTATTCATAAACTGATGAATGAACCTCAGTCCTTTGAAACGATACATAAACGTAAAGATGGTTCAACTTTTATTGTAAGTATAAATGCTAAAGGGATAGAGATAAACGGTGAAAAATATATCTATGCATCTGCCAGAGATGTAACAAAAGAGAAACAGCATCAGTTGGAGATAAGAAGAAAATTACAAAGGTTTGTAGATACGCAGAGCTCTATTGTAATTTTAACAGATGGTAAAAACTTGAAATTTGCCAACAATACTTTTTTAGATTTCTTTGATTGTAAAAATATTGAAGAGTTTTTGAAAACCAATAAATGTATCTGTGAAAGATTTATCAAAGAGGATAAATTCTTCCATTTAGAAAAAGTACAAAAGGGTGAAGAGCATTGGATAGAGAGTTTATTGCATCTTAGCGGCAGACAAAGAGTTGTTGCCATGAAAAACAGTGAAGGGCAAATACATGCATTTAATGTTGCTATTAATAAGTATGAAGGTGATGAGTATATTGTCAACTTTACAGATATCAGTGATACGATGAGTGAAAAGTTTGAACTTGCACAACAAGCATCTGTTGATACACTTACAAGTGCATACAACAGAATGTATTTTAATCAGAATATCGAAAATATTTTAAATCATCATATACACAATAATATGAGCACAGGTATTATTATGTTTGATATCGATAAGTTTAAAGATGTTAATGATACCTACGGACACGATGTCGGTGACTATGTTTTAAAAACACTGGTACAGATAGTACAAAGATATACAAGAACAAACGATAAAGTGATCCGCTGGGGTGGTGAAGAGTTTATTATAATATGTCCTATAAAGGGTGAAGAGACTTTAGAAAAAATTGCAGAGTATCTCCGCAGTACAATTGAAAACTATAAATTTGACTATGTTGAGAAAGTTACATGTAGTTTTGGTTGTGCCATTCATGACCTTGAGAGAGATATATTAAAAACTATAAAAGAAGCAGATCAAAAACTTTATCAGGCAAAAGAGCTGGGAAGAAATAGGGTCGTATGTTAA
- a CDS encoding lipocalin family protein produces MNYVIILVVLFFTACTSHYPSLKTVEQVDIKRYSGTWYEIARYEHFFEKGCSDVNATYTLKKDGDIEVLNQCMKPDGLSRAKGVAYAVDKTNAKLKVSFFRPFYGDYWILMLGDNYEYALIGEESREYLWVLSRTPAMDESLKEKIVTKLPEFGYGTEKLLWTKHSK; encoded by the coding sequence ATGAATTATGTAATTATTTTAGTTGTTCTGTTTTTCACTGCTTGTACAAGCCACTATCCATCGCTAAAAACTGTGGAGCAGGTTGATATAAAAAGATATAGTGGAACATGGTATGAGATAGCGCGTTATGAACATTTTTTTGAAAAAGGGTGCAGTGATGTCAATGCAACATATACACTCAAAAAGGATGGAGATATTGAGGTGCTAAACCAGTGTATGAAACCAGACGGCCTTTCAAGAGCAAAGGGTGTAGCATATGCTGTTGATAAGACAAATGCAAAACTTAAAGTGAGTTTTTTCCGCCCATTTTACGGTGATTATTGGATTTTGATGCTTGGAGATAATTATGAATATGCCCTTATTGGAGAGGAGTCTCGAGAGTATCTGTGGGTACTTTCTCGAACACCTGCGATGGATGAATCGTTAAAAGAAAAAATTGTTACCAAACTTCCGGAGTTTGGATATGGTACAGAAAAATTGCTCTGGACAAAACATTCAAAGTAA
- a CDS encoding class II SORL domain-containing protein: MPKINKYVDIDTVEREAKKDLIDRHSPFITVEGEAKKGEMLAVNVKMGQEYTHPDDFDHFIESITLFNGETKLASASFVPGTLGNEKSHAEVTFNIRPMGKKLNLVAHGYCTKHGIWESTPVEVEVAE, translated from the coding sequence ATGCCAAAAATTAACAAATATGTTGATATTGACACAGTAGAAAGAGAAGCGAAAAAAGACCTTATTGATCGTCACTCTCCATTCATCACAGTAGAAGGTGAAGCAAAAAAAGGTGAGATGCTTGCAGTAAATGTAAAAATGGGTCAAGAATATACTCACCCAGATGATTTTGATCACTTCATCGAGTCTATCACTCTTTTCAATGGTGAAACTAAATTAGCTTCTGCTTCTTTCGTACCTGGTACTTTAGGAAATGAAAAATCTCACGCTGAAGTAACTTTTAATATCCGTCCAATGGGTAAAAAACTAAACCTTGTAGCTCACGGTTACTGTACTAAACACGGTATCTGGGAATCAACTCCAGTTGAAGTTGAAGTAGCTGAATAA
- a CDS encoding GW dipeptide domain-containing protein yields the protein MKKIALALLLGASLYAATPHTAKVLENMNSGGYTYMKVDDGKNTYWIAMTQRDVKKGDNISFTEQGWMKNFHSKTLNRTFDNILFAGDASTSGHTQETIQFKPDILTSQYKMKNTLTVAEMFKNREKYVAKNITVRGKVTKVSSGIMGKNWVHIQDGSRFKNMDDLVFTTAQNTPKPGDVVYASGKLAKDKDFGYGYFYPVIIEESNFRK from the coding sequence ATGAAAAAGATCGCACTTGCTTTACTCCTTGGGGCTTCACTTTATGCTGCAACGCCGCATACTGCAAAAGTACTCGAAAATATGAACAGCGGCGGCTATACATACATGAAAGTCGATGACGGAAAGAACACTTACTGGATCGCAATGACACAAAGAGATGTAAAAAAAGGCGATAACATCTCTTTTACTGAACAAGGATGGATGAAGAACTTCCATTCAAAAACACTCAACCGCACTTTTGACAATATCTTGTTTGCAGGAGATGCCTCTACTTCTGGACATACACAAGAAACAATTCAATTTAAGCCCGATATCTTAACTTCTCAATACAAAATGAAAAATACCCTCACAGTAGCTGAAATGTTTAAAAATCGTGAAAAATATGTAGCGAAAAATATAACTGTCAGAGGAAAAGTCACTAAAGTTTCATCAGGAATTATGGGAAAAAACTGGGTACATATCCAAGATGGAAGTAGATTTAAAAATATGGACGATCTTGTTTTTACAACTGCACAAAATACACCTAAGCCCGGAGATGTTGTTTATGCATCAGGAAAATTAGCAAAAGACAAAGATTTTGGATATGGTTACTTTTATCCTGTTATAATAGAGGAAAGTAACTTTAGAAAATAA
- a CDS encoding MBL fold metallo-hydrolase, whose translation MENETILYDDGVHKCIMFSFDDEEQEESYLAVNQFLIIQNNSGILIDPGSQSAFNEMYDAVERHLGVDKLKYIFYSHQDPDVAGSIAEWSVASTAKIIISGLWSRFMSHYGLMDLERIMPLPDPGAKISFGDNYLQFVPAHFLHSPGNFTLYDSRSKILFSGDIGAAVMPVHDIYKEVHNFDKHLTLLEAFHKRYMAGNHFTKKWVHNVRKYDVDMIAPQHGAIFKGEDVEKFLTWFEGLQCGGDIM comes from the coding sequence ATGGAAAATGAAACAATACTTTATGATGACGGTGTACATAAGTGCATTATGTTTAGTTTTGATGATGAGGAACAAGAAGAAAGTTACCTTGCCGTTAACCAGTTTTTGATCATTCAAAACAACAGCGGTATTTTAATCGATCCGGGAAGCCAGTCAGCTTTTAATGAGATGTATGATGCAGTAGAACGCCATTTAGGTGTAGATAAACTAAAATATATTTTTTATTCTCATCAAGATCCTGACGTAGCCGGCTCTATTGCAGAATGGAGTGTAGCATCTACTGCAAAAATCATTATTTCAGGTCTTTGGAGTAGATTTATGAGTCATTACGGGCTGATGGATCTAGAACGTATTATGCCTTTACCCGATCCGGGGGCAAAAATAAGTTTTGGTGACAACTATTTACAGTTTGTACCGGCACACTTTCTCCACTCACCTGGAAACTTTACTCTGTATGACAGTCGCTCAAAAATTCTCTTTAGTGGAGATATAGGTGCAGCCGTAATGCCTGTGCATGACATCTATAAAGAGGTTCATAACTTTGACAAACACCTGACACTACTTGAAGCATTTCATAAACGCTATATGGCGGGAAATCACTTCACAAAAAAATGGGTCCACAATGTACGAAAATATGATGTAGATATGATCGCTCCTCAACACGGTGCTATTTTTAAAGGGGAGGATGTCGAGAAGTTTCTAACATGGTTTGAAGGGTTGCAATGTGGCGGTGACATAATGTAA
- a CDS encoding (R)-mandelonitrile lyase: MSSSVMVTSTQAKEDSIQKGQRISGIETRASLVVNKSDFKKYFSGGEVRIDFLYPATDAHTHSGAYVTFEPGARTNWHTHPAGQHMIVTSGVGYTQTWKGERRTIKVGDVVWCPVGVKHWHGASKDIAMTHLVITGSDKDGKNVEWLEPVNDEQYSGK; this comes from the coding sequence GTGAGCAGTTCTGTGATGGTAACTTCTACTCAAGCGAAAGAGGACTCCATACAAAAGGGACAACGTATATCTGGAATTGAAACAAGAGCGTCTCTTGTTGTTAATAAATCAGATTTTAAAAAATATTTTAGCGGCGGAGAAGTACGTATCGATTTCCTCTATCCTGCAACTGACGCACATACACATTCAGGAGCTTATGTAACATTCGAGCCTGGTGCAAGAACAAACTGGCATACTCATCCGGCCGGTCAACACATGATTGTCACATCGGGTGTGGGGTATACTCAGACATGGAAGGGAGAAAGACGTACCATTAAAGTCGGTGATGTCGTATGGTGTCCAGTTGGAGTAAAGCATTGGCACGGAGCGTCAAAAGATATTGCTATGACACATCTTGTTATTACAGGTAGTGATAAGGATGGTAAGAATGTTGAATGGCTTGAGCCTGTTAATGATGAACAATATTCAGGAAAATAA
- a CDS encoding carboxymuconolactone decarboxylase family protein — protein MRLKIFTFLFSLFSATCSFAEQTDQGMDILNVRQQAIISISAFTANGDIVKLKSELNAGLESDLSVNEIKEILIQLYAYCGFPRSLNGINAFIDVIKEREAQGIKDNIGKEATPLPKDMDKDAYGAKVRRELAGWDKEPPAQGYQLFTPVMDVYLKEHLFADIFARDVLNHQERELVTIAALAAMSGTQGQLQFHFGAAINSGFTLSQMYAFVKVLNIKIGQKEAKIADKVLSDVLKSRGNKT, from the coding sequence ATGAGACTTAAGATATTTACTTTTTTGTTTTCTCTTTTTAGTGCTACATGTAGTTTTGCGGAACAAACAGATCAGGGTATGGATATATTAAATGTAAGACAGCAGGCTATTATCTCGATCTCAGCATTTACGGCAAACGGTGATATTGTAAAACTAAAATCGGAATTGAATGCTGGACTTGAATCAGATTTGAGTGTGAATGAGATCAAGGAGATACTTATTCAGCTTTATGCTTACTGTGGATTTCCGCGAAGTCTCAACGGCATTAATGCATTTATAGATGTAATTAAAGAGCGTGAAGCGCAGGGGATTAAAGACAATATTGGAAAAGAAGCAACACCATTGCCAAAAGATATGGATAAAGATGCATATGGTGCCAAAGTAAGACGGGAATTGGCAGGTTGGGATAAAGAACCACCTGCGCAGGGGTATCAACTTTTTACTCCCGTTATGGATGTATATCTTAAAGAGCATCTGTTTGCAGATATCTTTGCAAGAGATGTACTAAATCATCAAGAGCGTGAACTTGTTACCATTGCGGCATTAGCAGCAATGAGTGGAACCCAGGGACAGCTTCAGTTTCATTTTGGTGCTGCAATAAATAGTGGTTTTACTCTTTCGCAGATGTATGCATTTGTAAAGGTTTTAAATATAAAAATTGGTCAAAAAGAAGCAAAAATAGCAGATAAAGTTTTAAGTGATGTTTTAAAAAGCAGAGGAAATAAAACTTAA
- a CDS encoding cyclophilin-like fold protein produces MRLSIISIVLFIVVTAVYGDKNTNSLKGKIMQISVNSNGQTTVFQLNNSEAAKELYAQLPLDIEVENYSNNEKIFYPPKKLTTSKTPAADAKTGTLAYYAPWGNVVMFYKDFGTANGLYELGYAVSGVEHIKNMSGMIQITK; encoded by the coding sequence ATGAGATTAAGTATAATATCGATAGTTCTTTTTATCGTTGTAACAGCTGTGTATGGTGATAAAAATACTAATAGTTTAAAAGGGAAGATAATGCAGATCAGTGTTAATTCAAATGGGCAAACTACTGTATTCCAACTTAATAACTCTGAGGCAGCAAAAGAACTGTATGCTCAATTGCCTTTGGATATTGAAGTTGAAAACTACAGTAACAATGAAAAAATATTTTATCCTCCCAAAAAATTAACAACTAGTAAAACACCTGCAGCTGATGCAAAAACAGGTACACTAGCTTATTATGCCCCGTGGGGTAATGTAGTTATGTTCTATAAAGACTTTGGAACTGCCAACGGTTTGTATGAACTTGGATATGCGGTTTCTGGGGTAGAACATATTAAAAATATGTCTGGAATGATACAAATTACAAAGTAG
- a CDS encoding response regulator transcription factor yields the protein MGLNIDKKKLLELKELTKGVKLLYVEDNERLREKATHFLEQFFDDIYTASNGKEGLEVFRTIHTPIVITDLEMPHMDGFKMTGKIHKIAPQTKVIVTAPNEDSDTLHKALDIGVYRFLKKPLVTDKLLEALLDALHEVKLLTEQKLFDFYVETIFNSQHNLLMLYKEDEPIIVNETFLNFFQVDDIESFNIEFHSIGDTFLEHKNFLYNTEDRNWYEEALENLNKLYHVKLINHEHEFHHFVFRMTKIENQDNYYLVSLDDITDLNLLKLFDEKQSQLDEEETNQSTFINLLQSIQRNHTEIKLFNLYKGLTVTNKGIIVQADENRVALQTTYLQQRCAHHEGKLILSHSLFPADILCQSINSVNYEEQSISVADFKFLTASPTQRSSIRLTPEDDHKVSLFYEGHKFGDYVKILNLSVDAVRLSLLSLPAGFQTDEKVIVDMVFSSAGKQPLIINCEGKILYITEEKHEFHVVIKLAPKPNTQKNLINYLSKRQMALIREFKGLQYGK from the coding sequence ATGGGTTTAAACATAGATAAAAAAAAGTTATTAGAGCTTAAAGAACTGACAAAAGGTGTAAAGCTTTTATACGTGGAAGACAACGAACGTTTAAGAGAAAAAGCAACCCATTTTTTAGAACAGTTCTTCGATGATATCTATACTGCCAGCAATGGGAAAGAGGGCTTAGAAGTTTTTCGTACTATTCATACACCTATTGTCATAACAGATCTTGAAATGCCTCATATGGACGGTTTTAAGATGACTGGTAAAATTCATAAAATAGCACCTCAGACAAAGGTTATTGTTACAGCTCCAAATGAAGATTCTGACACTTTACATAAAGCTTTAGATATTGGAGTTTATCGTTTTTTAAAAAAACCGCTTGTTACCGATAAACTACTAGAAGCACTTTTAGATGCCCTGCATGAGGTCAAACTTTTAACAGAACAAAAGCTCTTTGACTTCTATGTAGAAACTATTTTCAACTCGCAACATAATCTCCTTATGCTTTATAAAGAAGACGAACCTATCATAGTTAATGAGACTTTTTTAAATTTTTTCCAGGTTGATGATATAGAGAGTTTCAATATAGAGTTTCATTCTATAGGAGATACTTTTCTTGAGCACAAGAACTTTCTTTACAATACTGAAGATCGTAACTGGTACGAAGAGGCTCTTGAGAACCTAAATAAACTTTATCATGTCAAGTTAATAAATCATGAACATGAATTTCACCATTTTGTTTTTAGAATGACAAAGATCGAGAACCAAGACAACTACTATCTTGTATCTTTAGACGACATTACAGATCTCAACTTGCTAAAACTGTTTGATGAAAAACAATCACAACTTGATGAAGAAGAAACAAACCAATCAACATTCATCAATCTATTGCAATCTATACAAAGAAATCACACTGAAATAAAACTGTTTAATCTTTATAAGGGTCTGACAGTAACAAATAAAGGAATTATTGTTCAAGCAGATGAGAACAGAGTTGCTCTTCAAACCACTTACCTGCAACAAAGATGTGCTCATCATGAGGGTAAATTGATACTTTCGCACTCCCTTTTTCCTGCAGACATTCTTTGTCAGTCAATAAACAGTGTTAATTATGAAGAGCAAAGTATAAGTGTTGCTGATTTCAAATTTTTAACAGCATCCCCTACACAACGCAGTTCAATCCGTCTTACTCCTGAAGATGATCATAAAGTTTCACTTTTTTATGAAGGGCATAAGTTTGGAGACTATGTCAAAATACTCAATCTCTCGGTAGATGCAGTGCGTCTTTCACTTCTTTCACTTCCGGCAGGATTTCAAACAGATGAAAAAGTTATTGTTGACATGGTTTTTTCTTCTGCTGGGAAACAACCGTTAATCATTAACTGTGAAGGTAAAATATTATACATTACAGAGGAAAAACATGAATTTCATGTAGTAATAAAACTTGCACCAAAGCCCAATACACAAAAAAATCTAATTAACTATTTATCAAAGCGTCAAATGGCGTTAATCAGAGAATTTAAAGGATTACAATATGGTAAGTAA
- a CDS encoding response regulator: MRYTQKKLLVVDDESTNLHFLDAILGSDYDVHLASNASDAIESAQSFQPDLILLDIQMPDKNGFEVAEYLHKELQLEIPIMFVTGSKEAESVKKALELGACDYIVKPFEPNIIQKKVKNTLQKTSQYGLKKVYTSGVKLMDAFFAQGVSGIKKEKLYEWAEDLVSTIEQSNISIGKLINLFQDTYTVASHNVNVCVLSVLLGRQLRMQHSQLIEIALAAVLHDIGKLNIAKEILDKPSGLQQNEIDEMQSHPIKSVELAKELGIKKREIIQGIEFHHEKLDGTGYPNYLIGSQIPTYAQILCVCDIFDALTTKRTFRENYSSFDALMLMKKTMSTQINENFVNKLITLLR; this comes from the coding sequence ATGAGATATACACAAAAAAAGCTTCTTGTTGTCGATGACGAAAGTACTAACCTACACTTTTTAGATGCGATACTTGGAAGTGACTATGATGTTCACTTAGCGAGTAATGCTTCTGATGCGATAGAGTCTGCTCAATCTTTCCAACCTGATTTAATATTGTTAGATATTCAGATGCCTGATAAAAACGGCTTTGAAGTTGCAGAATATTTACATAAAGAACTGCAACTTGAAATCCCAATTATGTTTGTTACCGGTTCTAAAGAGGCAGAGTCGGTAAAAAAAGCTCTAGAGCTAGGCGCATGTGACTATATTGTGAAACCATTTGAACCAAACATCATACAAAAGAAGGTAAAAAACACCTTACAAAAGACCTCTCAATATGGATTAAAAAAGGTATATACAAGCGGTGTAAAACTGATGGATGCTTTTTTTGCACAAGGAGTTTCAGGTATAAAAAAAGAGAAGTTATATGAATGGGCAGAAGATCTTGTATCTACTATAGAACAGTCAAATATCTCTATAGGAAAACTTATTAACCTGTTTCAAGACACATATACGGTAGCTTCACACAATGTAAATGTTTGTGTACTCTCAGTTCTTTTAGGACGTCAGCTTAGAATGCAGCATTCTCAGTTGATTGAGATTGCCCTTGCAGCTGTTTTACACGATATAGGCAAACTCAATATTGCCAAAGAGATTTTAGATAAACCTTCAGGGTTACAACAAAATGAGATTGATGAGATGCAATCGCATCCTATAAAAAGTGTAGAACTTGCCAAAGAGTTGGGGATTAAAAAAAGAGAGATTATACAAGGTATTGAATTTCATCATGAAAAATTAGACGGTACAGGTTATCCAAACTATCTTATAGGCTCACAAATTCCTACTTATGCACAGATCTTATGTGTATGTGACATTTTTGATGCATTAACAACAAAGAGAACTTTTAGAGAAAATTATTCAAGTTTTGATGCATTAATGTTAATGAAAAAAACGATGTCTACACAGATCAATGAAAATTTTGTAAACAAACTTATTACTTTATTACGATAA